DNA sequence from the Triticum urartu cultivar G1812 unplaced genomic scaffold, Tu2.1 TuUngrouped_contig_5048, whole genome shotgun sequence genome:
AGTCGGCCTGGCCATGGCATTGTGCCGACACGGCCTGCGCCGTGGAGCCAGATTGAGGGGCGCCAGCCGCCCTGATGTTTGAAAAAAACGCTTTAGGCTCCGGTGCCTACCCGgggatccggcttgcctgctccctccccatgctcccatccgtgctcccactTCATCCTATGGTTGTCTTTTTTCCTCAtttctttctaatctaatcatctcccccctgattttaagggggtggggccgggccttattttgttccaatcaaaTTAAGCCACGTACGTGGGATCAGGCAAGTATCATCCCCTACCCGGGGGTCATCCCCCGACATTACCATTTTCATGGCCCTCTAAGGTTGACATTAAATTTGTGTACTTTCCATTACTAGCATAAGCATGTGGACTGTCTTTGATAAATTTGGCAGGGAACTTACAGGAAAATTATGTAAACAAGGGCCAAGAGTGAGACCTTACAGTTACACATCAGAATTAGATGGCCGCTCCATCAAGTAGACTGGACGTAAAATCATTGTTTGCCAGCACTATTTTGTCTGCCTTGACAACATCACTTAGTTGAAGGGGTGCAAAGCTCCGATCAGGACCATAGAAATGAGGAAAGTAGTTACAGCCATCAGCTGCCTCATAAATTAAGCCATCTGCAATCTAAGATACACAAGAACAATAAATTGTACAAGTAAATGTCTTGGTATCAATAGGTAGCAATTTGTGCATGTGTCCTAAAACCCATATAGATAAATACACTAAAACATACTGCCTCTGTAACTTAATGTAAGATGTTTTATACAGTTCATTGAATTGCAAAAACATCTTACATTAAGTTACGGACGGAGTAGTAAATCTAGAAAAATAAAGGATGTTTAAAGATCAATACCTTGGCAGCATCAACTTGTAACAAGTATAGACCATTTTGCCCATGGAAAAAATTCTTTAGTGTCACCTACACCAAGTCAAGGATAAAATAAACTTGGTTTTTGATAAGGACCAACATACATACAGATACAAAaaatatatatgaatgaatgcaTATGATTCATATTTTCTACAAAAAATAAGATCCCAGATCAAGTCGGCATTGAAATAACAGGGGTGACAGCTTCAAAAAAAAAAGGGTGATATAAGATATAGTCTTCTGGTTCCACTGAAGCTGGTACAGTAGAAGTCAGTGCTCAAGAAACATATATTACAAGATGTGTGACAGTTCAAGAGTGTGTGTTTTTATAGCAAAAGACAGTTCAATAGTGTGAAGGAGAATATCATGTATCATGTGAATAAGTAAAACATCCCCAAACCAGTGTCGTTAGAGTATATAGAGTATATTGGTGAGTTTGTCCCTTTGCACAAAAACACGGCCTAAGAACGCATCGTTTTCAGATTTAATTCCTTAATAGAAGAAATTTGCTGAATGTGATTTCCTGTTGGTATAGTATGCCGTAATGCCAAACGTTCTATTTAGTAGTAGCATTGATCTACATCTCGTTTCATGAATCATTGTTCAACAGCTTGCTCGTGTATTACGGATCAATATAACTTACCCGGTAGTACCAGTCTAATCTAAATAAACTGAAAGATTCACTCAGAAAAGACATCTGGCATGGATTATTGGGCATAATCAGGCAATAAGCCCCAAACCTCGACACATCAGGCAATACAGGGAGAAATCTACTAACAAATCAGACAGAACAACATCTACACTAGAATCTATAGCGGAGATCTCACAAAACCGAGAGATCTGGAGAGGATGGGGGTAAAGGACGGAAGGAATCGAAGAGGTTTTCTGTAGCCGAGGGTACCTGGGCGAGGTCGCCGAGGTGAAAGCAGCCAGTGGATCGGTCGAGGTCGCCGCCGAGCGTGCCGCCGGTGCGCTGAAGCTCCGCCCACTCCTCCCCGGTGCTAATCCGGTACACGAacgctggcggcggcggcgttgtCATGGCGGTGGCCCGCTAAGAACTGTACGTATTTTCCAAAGTGAAGTAAAGCTTTGTAGACAAGTGGGCCTAAAATAAGCTGAAGCGGAGCGCTAAACATCACCGGCGATGCCCATGGCTTCCCCCGCACCGCGCTCCGCCCCGACGCCTTTCCTCCTCCTCGCCACAGCTCGATGCCCTGCGCCTGTCTTCGCAGAAGCTCGGGCTGCAGAGTGTACTCCAACCCCATTCCCTCTTCGCCATGTACTCCAACCTCGACTGCCCCCGCGCTGCGCGCAGGGTGTTCGATGGAGTTCTCCAACGGGACGTCATCTCTTGGAACTCTAGGGTAGACGATGTGACAC
Encoded proteins:
- the LOC125528703 gene encoding uncharacterized protein LOC125528703, with the translated sequence MTTPPPPAFVYRISTGEEWAELQRTGGTLGGDLDRSTGCFHLGDLAQVTLKNFFHGQNGLYLLQVDAAKIADGLIYEAADGCNYFPHFYGPDRSFAPLQLSDVVKADKIVLANNDFTSSLLDGAAI